One genomic window of Thioclava sp. GXIMD4216 includes the following:
- a CDS encoding chorismate mutase, whose amino-acid sequence MSDATSRAAELLKEHRDSIDRLDAVMIYTLAERFAQTQAVGKLKAEHDLPPSDPDREKTQIARLEKLADDSGLDPEFAKKFLNFVISEVIRHHEQFQK is encoded by the coding sequence ATGAGTGATGCAACCAGCCGCGCCGCAGAGCTTCTCAAGGAGCACCGCGACAGTATCGACCGTCTGGATGCGGTGATGATCTATACGCTCGCCGAGCGCTTTGCCCAGACCCAAGCGGTGGGCAAGCTGAAAGCAGAGCACGACCTTCCTCCCTCGGATCCCGACCGGGAGAAGACCCAGATCGCACGTCTGGAAAAACTGGCCGACGACAGCGGTCTCGACCCGGAATTTGCAAAGAAATTCCTGAATTTCGTGATCTCGGAAGTCATCCGGCATCACGAACAGTTCCAAAAGTAA
- the ffh gene encoding signal recognition particle protein: MFESLSDRLGGVFDRLTKQGALSADDVKTALREVRTALLEADVSLPVVRSFVKAVEAKATGAAVTKSITPGQQVVKIVHDELIAMLAGDDDAGALKIDNPPAPILMVGLQGSGKTTTTAKLARRLKEREKKRVLMASLDIYRPAAMEQLAILGNQIGVDTLPIVQGESAVQIAKRAKQQATLGGYDVYILDTAGRLHIDQVLMSEVQQVRDVANPRETLLVVDGLTGQVAVEVAQEFEEKVGISGVVLTRMDGDGRGGAALSMRATTGKPIRFVGLGEKMEALETFEAERIAGRILGMGDIVALVEKAQEVFEKEAAERMMKRFQKGLFNMNDLKSQLEQMQKMGGMQGVMSMMPGMGKMAKQAESAGFDDKMIRRQIALIQSMTKEERAKPEMLKASRKERIAKGAGMDVAELNKLLKMQRQMGDTMKKLGKMKGGALKRAMAAMTGKFGGLPNAGEMDPAKMEEATKMLGQTLPKNMPGLGGMGGLGGLGGLGGFGKKK, from the coding sequence ATGTTCGAGAGCCTTTCAGATCGCCTTGGCGGTGTGTTCGACCGGCTGACCAAGCAGGGGGCATTGTCCGCTGATGACGTAAAGACCGCGCTGCGCGAAGTACGCACCGCGCTCCTTGAGGCCGATGTCTCGCTGCCGGTGGTGCGGTCCTTCGTGAAGGCCGTCGAGGCCAAGGCGACCGGTGCCGCCGTGACCAAATCCATCACCCCCGGCCAGCAGGTCGTGAAGATCGTCCATGACGAGCTGATCGCCATGCTTGCGGGCGATGATGACGCCGGGGCGCTGAAAATCGACAACCCGCCTGCGCCGATCCTGATGGTCGGTCTGCAGGGCTCGGGTAAGACCACCACCACTGCCAAACTGGCCCGCCGCCTGAAAGAACGCGAGAAGAAGCGCGTGCTGATGGCGTCTTTGGATATCTACCGTCCGGCGGCAATGGAGCAGCTGGCCATTCTGGGCAACCAGATCGGCGTCGACACGCTGCCTATCGTGCAGGGCGAGAGCGCCGTGCAGATTGCCAAACGTGCGAAGCAGCAGGCCACTCTGGGCGGCTATGATGTCTATATCCTCGATACCGCGGGCCGCCTGCATATCGATCAGGTGCTGATGTCCGAGGTCCAGCAGGTCCGCGATGTTGCCAACCCGCGCGAGACGCTTCTGGTGGTTGACGGGCTGACCGGTCAGGTCGCCGTTGAGGTCGCGCAGGAATTCGAGGAAAAAGTCGGCATCTCCGGCGTTGTCCTGACCCGTATGGACGGCGATGGCCGTGGCGGTGCGGCGCTGTCGATGCGCGCGACCACCGGCAAGCCGATCCGCTTTGTGGGTCTGGGCGAGAAGATGGAGGCGCTTGAAACCTTCGAGGCCGAGCGTATCGCGGGCCGTATCCTTGGCATGGGCGATATCGTCGCTCTTGTGGAAAAGGCGCAGGAGGTCTTCGAGAAAGAGGCCGCCGAGCGTATGATGAAGCGGTTCCAGAAGGGCCTCTTCAACATGAACGACCTGAAGTCCCAGCTTGAGCAGATGCAGAAGATGGGCGGCATGCAGGGCGTGATGTCGATGATGCCGGGCATGGGCAAAATGGCCAAACAGGCCGAGTCCGCCGGTTTCGACGACAAGATGATCCGCCGCCAGATCGCGCTGATCCAGTCGATGACCAAGGAAGAGCGCGCCAAACCCGAGATGCTGAAAGCCTCGCGCAAGGAGCGTATCGCCAAAGGTGCGGGCATGGATGTGGCCGAGCTGAACAAGCTTCTGAAGATGCAGCGCCAGATGGGCGACACCATGAAGAAGCTGGGCAAGATGAAGGGCGGCGCCCTGAAACGCGCGATGGCCGCGATGACCGGCAAATTCGGCGGTCTGCCCAATGCGGGCGAGATGGACCCCGCCAAAATGGAAGAAGCCACCAAGATGCTGGGCCAGACCCTGCCGAAGAACATGCCCGGACTGGGTGGCATGGGCGGTCTTGGGGGCTTGGGTGGCCTTGGGGGCTTTGGCAAGAAGAAGTAA
- a CDS encoding GNAT family N-acetyltransferase produces the protein MVAPVLHTERLTLRPHDMSDFPAFAEVMKSARARYLGGPHDVKAAWFHFASDVAQWALKGCGALAVVRKSDRQLVGQVTLNDLPHFPERELGWIAFTGFEGQGYMTEAARKMRDFAATDLNWKRPLVSYIMPGNARSVALAERIGAKLDRDALPAVKGQLVYRHPMGGQP, from the coding sequence ATGGTCGCGCCCGTCCTTCATACCGAGCGCCTGACGCTGCGTCCGCATGACATGTCGGATTTCCCCGCTTTTGCGGAGGTGATGAAGTCTGCGCGGGCGCGCTATCTGGGCGGGCCGCATGATGTGAAGGCGGCGTGGTTCCATTTTGCGTCCGACGTGGCGCAATGGGCGCTGAAGGGCTGTGGTGCGCTGGCCGTGGTGCGCAAATCCGACCGCCAGCTGGTGGGTCAGGTGACGCTGAACGATCTGCCGCATTTTCCTGAACGCGAGTTGGGCTGGATTGCCTTCACCGGCTTCGAGGGTCAGGGCTATATGACCGAAGCGGCACGCAAGATGCGCGATTTCGCGGCCACCGACCTGAACTGGAAGCGCCCGCTGGTCAGCTATATCATGCCGGGCAATGCGCGTTCGGTCGCGCTGGCCGAACGCATCGGGGCCAAGCTGGACCGCGATGCGCTGCCTGCGGTGAAGGGCCAGCTGGTCTATCGCCACCCGATGGGAGGTCAGCCATGA
- a CDS encoding GNAT family N-acetyltransferase, translating to MIALSPTPVLHSAALVLRAPAAHDYPHWRDFQASPRSVFIRPAPEFDEGLVWRAWAAVIGHWVMHGWGPFVVTPQDSDRGLGLVGPWQPHGWPEAEILWNLWDGANEGRGLMAEAAAMARAHLYTDLGWDSVVSYVDAANSRSAALAERLGCRLDPQAATPLGKPCLVYRHPKPEDLA from the coding sequence ATGATCGCGCTGTCCCCTACCCCTGTTCTGCATAGCGCCGCGCTGGTGCTGCGGGCGCCTGCAGCCCATGACTATCCGCATTGGCGCGACTTTCAGGCCTCCCCGCGGTCGGTCTTTATCCGCCCTGCCCCCGAGTTTGACGAAGGGCTGGTCTGGCGGGCTTGGGCTGCGGTGATCGGCCATTGGGTCATGCATGGCTGGGGGCCTTTCGTAGTGACCCCCCAAGACAGCGACCGTGGTCTGGGCCTTGTCGGCCCGTGGCAACCGCATGGCTGGCCCGAGGCGGAAATCCTGTGGAATCTGTGGGATGGCGCCAATGAGGGCCGTGGCCTCATGGCCGAAGCTGCCGCAATGGCGCGCGCCCATCTTTACACCGATCTGGGCTGGGACAGCGTTGTCAGCTATGTCGATGCAGCCAATAGCCGCTCTGCCGCACTGGCCGAGCGTCTGGGCTGCCGCCTTGATCCGCAGGCCGCCACGCCGCTTGGCAAGCCCTGCCTTGTTTACCGCCATCCCAAGCCGGAGGACCTTGCATGA
- the rpsP gene encoding 30S ribosomal protein S16, translated as MAMKIRLARGGSKKRPFYAIVASDSRMPRDGRFLEKLGTYNPLLAKDSEERVKMNMERVQYWLSKGAQPTDRVARFLENAGALPKTERKNMKKAEPGKKAQERAKEKAEKAAAAAEASEA; from the coding sequence ATGGCTATGAAAATCCGTCTCGCACGCGGTGGTTCCAAAAAGCGCCCCTTCTACGCAATCGTTGCTTCCGACTCGCGCATGCCGCGTGACGGCCGCTTCCTCGAGAAGCTGGGCACCTACAACCCGCTGCTGGCAAAAGACAGCGAAGAGCGCGTGAAAATGAACATGGAGCGCGTTCAGTACTGGCTGAGCAAAGGCGCGCAGCCGACCGACCGTGTGGCACGCTTCCTTGAAAACGCCGGTGCTCTGCCGAAAACCGAGCGTAAGAACATGAAGAAAGCAGAGCCGGGCAAGAAAGCCCAAGAGCGCGCAAAAGAAAAAGCCGAGAAAGCCGCTGCGGCTGCTGAGGCCTCCGAGGCCTGA
- the bluB gene encoding 5,6-dimethylbenzimidazole synthase, with the protein MDAFSPEFREDLHRLMLWRRDVRRFRTDPVPEEILARGLDAFSRAPSVGLSEPWRVINVESAAARAAALSNFQTANAEALAAYQAGGDIDRATLYAGLKLSGMQKAPVQLAVFCDTGTVKGAGLGARSMPEMRAYSVVAAMTMMWLALRAEGVGMGWVSILDPEALAKSLDVPESWKLIGYLCIGWPERSQPTPELEQLGWETRDGLPKLERR; encoded by the coding sequence TTGGACGCGTTCTCCCCCGAGTTCCGCGAGGATCTGCACCGGTTGATGCTGTGGCGGCGTGATGTGCGCCGCTTCCGCACCGATCCTGTGCCCGAAGAGATCCTTGCACGGGGGCTGGACGCATTTTCCCGCGCACCATCGGTCGGCCTGTCCGAACCGTGGCGCGTGATCAATGTCGAAAGCGCCGCGGCCCGTGCTGCGGCGCTTTCCAATTTCCAGACCGCCAATGCCGAAGCGCTGGCCGCCTATCAGGCCGGTGGCGACATTGATCGCGCGACGCTCTATGCGGGGCTGAAACTTTCGGGCATGCAGAAAGCCCCTGTCCAGCTGGCGGTGTTTTGCGATACCGGCACGGTCAAAGGGGCCGGTCTGGGGGCCAGATCCATGCCCGAAATGCGTGCCTATTCGGTCGTGGCAGCCATGACGATGATGTGGCTTGCCCTTCGCGCCGAGGGGGTGGGGATGGGCTGGGTGTCTATTCTGGACCCCGAGGCACTGGCAAAATCGCTGGATGTGCCTGAGAGCTGGAAATTGATCGGCTATTTGTGTATCGGCTGGCCGGAACGGTCGCAGCCGACCCCCGAGCTGGAGCAGCTTGGCTGGGAAACCCGCGACGGGCTGCCCAAACTAGAGC